In Hoplias malabaricus isolate fHopMal1 chromosome 6, fHopMal1.hap1, whole genome shotgun sequence, a single window of DNA contains:
- the tnfa gene encoding tumor necrosis factor a (TNF superfamily, member 2), translated as MSSEKQVVLDVEPAQVMVSREKVSSGWSGSWKILMAVMAVTLCTAAAVFFTFNKMENKAGETDDIRHTLRQVSSSAKAAIHLSGRYNEKMSDSVEWKDNEDQSFKEGGLRLENNEIHIPRDGLYFVYSQVSYRVSCSFSSDENAEEATPIHLSHMVSRWSESYSDNKPLLSAVRSACKKSPSVDGDSEQPWFSAVYVGAVFKLQAGDRLNTIMKYNPNLSQVEGQNGKTFFGVFSL; from the exons ATGAGCAGCGAGAAGCAGGTGGTTTTGGATGTGGAGCCGGCGCAGGTGATGGTCTCCAGGGAGAAGGTATCTTCAGGATGGTCAGGAAGCTGGAAGATTTTGATGGCGGTCATGGCCGTGACTCTGTgtactgctgctgctgtcttCTTTACCTTCAACAAA ATGGAAAACAAAGCTGGTGAAACCGATG ATATCAGACATACACTGAGGCAGGTGTCCAGCAGTGCCAAAGCTGCCATTCACTTATCAG GTCGCTACAACGAAAAGATGTCTGACTCTGTCGAGTGGAAGGACAATGAGGATCAGTCATTTAAGGAGGGAGGCCTGAGGTTGGAGAATAATGAGATCCACATCCCTCGGGACGGCCTGTACTTTGTGTACAGTCAAGTGTCCTACAGGGTCAGCTGCAGCTTCAGTTCTGATGAAAATGCTGAAGAAGCGACTCCAATCCACCTCAGTCACATGGTCTCACGCTGGTCAGAATCATACAGCGACAATAAGCCACTGCTGAGCGCTGTGAGGTCGGCCTGCAAGAAGAGCCCTTCTGTTGATGGGGACAGCGAGCAGCCTTGGTTCAGCGCTGTCTACGTGGGGGCCGTTTTCAAACTGCAGGCAGGGGACCGCCTCAACACCATAATGAAGTACAACCCCAACCTGTCGCAGGTGGAGGGCCAGAACGGAAAGACCTTCTTCGGCGTCTTCTCCCTGTGA